The genome window ACAAGGGTAAGCCCAACCTCGAACTCCGGCCGATCTCCCAGAACCGGGAACGTGAAGGCAAAAGGAACCGGTGGTTTTTGATGGCGCCTGACCGTGGCCGGATCATTGCCGAGCGGTTGGAGAAATGCACTGCCATAAGCGCAACTCCCCTCCCGGCAGCGGGGGCACCCCTCACCGCCGCAGCCTGAGAGGCGCAAGAGCCACGCCTGAAAGTGTTCACGACACCGGTACAGGGCATACGGGTCACGCACGCTCCCCCGGATCACCCCGGAGAGCAGGAGCTTCACAAAAGTTATATCAATGACAGCCCCCATCACCGCTCCTACAGCAGAGTCGCATCCCGCGCGGATAGTTCCAGCCCGTCAACCACCGCCGGAGTTGCGGGCTTCCCGGCCACGCCTGTATCAACAACGCCGTGGTGCTGACCACAACACCTCCGAATTCCTTCGCAGGACGGGACACGGGAGACGCCGGGGACATCTTCACCGGCCCGGCACTACCGTCCCCAGCGGTGTACAAAAAAAGGGGCGGATTGTCAATCCGCCCCTTCCGTTCATTTGTCGCAGCGTGCAAAATCCACTGCGCGCCCGCTATTTGCAGAGAGACTTGAGATACTCCCTGTTCAGCGTGGCGATGAACTTCACGTCGATCCCCTTGGGGCACGCAGCCTGGCACTCGTAGTGATTGGTGCAGTTGCCGAAACCGCACTCCTGAAGGGCCTCGCTCATTGCTTTGACGCGGCGGGCAGCTTCGGCCTTGCCTTGGGGCAGGACCGCCAACTGTGACACCTTGGCAGAGGTGAACAGCATGGCCGAGCCGTTGGGGCAGCCTGCCACGCAGGCACCACAGCCGATACACTCGGCGGCGTCCATGGCGTAATCGGCATCGCCCTTCGGAATGAGCAGGGCATTGCCGTCGGCAACCCCTCCGGTGTGGGCCGAGGTATAGCCGCCGGCCTGGATGATGGTGTCAAGGGCCGTCCGGTCAACGACCAGATCCTTAACGATCGGAAATGCGCGGGCACGCCACGGCTCAATGTAGATGGCATCGCCATTCTTGAACATCCGCATGTGGAGCTGGCACACCGTTGTCCGATCCATGCCGCCATGGGCAACGCCGTTGATGACCTGGGAGCACATGCCACAAATGCCCTCGCGGCAGTCGTGATCGAAGGCGATGGGGTCCTTCCCCTGCTTGATGAGTTCTTCGTTGACGTCGTCGAGCATCTCGAGGAACGACTGGTCGGGACTGACGTCTTTCGCCTCGTAGACCTCGAATTTCCCCGGGTCCTTCGGCCCCTTCTGGCGCCAGACATGAAGGGTAAGAGTCATATTCTTGTCATGATGGCTCATTATTTGTAGCTCCTTATCGCAAGGTGGACGTTTTCAAACTTCAGCGGCTCCTTGTGAAGCTCGGGCTCCTTGCCAACCCCCTTGAATTCCCATGCGGCGACATAGCAGTAGTTTTCGTCGTCACGCTTGGCCTCGCCGTCGGGCATCTGGTGCTCGACCCGGAAGTGACCGCCGCAGGACTCGTTGCGATGCAGGGCATCCAGCGTCATGAGCTCGGCAAACTCCAGGAAGTCGGCCACGCGGCCGGCGTTCTCCAACTGCTGGTTGAACTCGGCGCCGGAGCCGCTAACCTTCACGTTCTTCCAGAACTCATCACGGATCTGCGGGATGACCTTGAGAGCCTCCTTGCAGCTCTCCTCGCTCCGGGCCATGCCGACGTTGTTCCACATGATCTTGCCCAGTTCGCGGTGGAACTCGGTGACGGTTTTCTTGCCGTTGATCGACATGAACTTCTTGAGGTCGTTGTTGACATCGTCGATCGATTTCTTGCACTCGGGGTTATCCGCCTTGACCTTGCCGGGGGCAATGCGGGCCAGGTAGTCGGCGATGGTGTAGGGAATGACGAAGTAGCCGTCGGCAAGCCCCTGCATGAGGGCGCTGGCGCCGAGGCGGTTCGCTCCGTGCACCGAGAAGTTGGCTTCGCCCAGGACAAAGAGGCCCGGCACGTTGCTCATGCAGTTGTAGTCGACCCAGAGGCCGCCCATGGAGTAGTGGGGGGCCGGATAGATCCGCATCGGGACCTTGTAGGCGTTCTCATCGGTGATCTTCTCGTACATTTCGAAGAGGTTGCCGTAACGCTCGCGAATAGTATTTTCGCCAAGGCGCTGAATGGAGGAGGCAAAGTCCAGATAGACGCCGCGTCCGCCCGGTCCGACGCCGCGGTTGTCGTCGCACTGCTCCTTGGCCGCGCGGGATGCGATGTCACGGGGTGCCAGGTTTCCGAAAGAGGGGTATTTCCGCTCCAGATAGTAGTCGCGGTCCTCGTCTGGAATCTGGCCCGGCGCACGGTTGTCGCCCTGCTTCTTGGGCACCCAGCAGCGGCCGTCGTTACGGAGCGACTCGGACATGAGGGTCAGTTTTGATTGCTTGTCACCGTGCTGCGGAATGCAGGTCGGGTGAATCTGGGTGTAACAGGGGTTGGCGAAGAAAGCACCCTTCTTGTGGGCCTTCCAGACAGCGGTAACACTGCACCCCATGGCGTTGGTGGAGAGGTTGAAGACGTTCACATAGCCGCCGGTGCAGAGAACAACCGCATCGCCCACGTGAGTGCGGATCTCGCCGGTCACCAGATCGCGGATCGTGATCCCCTTGGCCTCGCCGTCAACAATGATCAGGTCGAGCATCTCGGTGCGGGGGAACATCTTGACGGTACCGGCCTTGATCTGCCGGGCAAGGGCGGAATAGGCGCCCAGCAGCAACTGCTGGCCCGTCTGGCCCCGGGCATAGAAGGTACGGGATACCTGAGCGCCGCCAAAGGAGCGGTTGTCCAGATAACCGGCGTAGTCGCGGGCAAAGGGTACGCCTTGGGCCACGCACTGATCGATGATGTTGTTGGACACCTGGGCCAGACGCCAGACGTCGGCTTCACGGGCGCGGAAGTCGCCACCCTTGATGGTGTCGTAGAAAAGACGGTAGATGCTGTCGCCGTCGTTCGGATAGTTCTTGGCAGCGTTGATACCGCCCTGGGCGGCGATGGAATGCGCGCGGCGCGGGCTGTCCTGATAACAGAACGCTTCCACGTTGTAACCAAGCTCCCCCAGCGATGCAGCGGCTGCACCACCGGCAAGGCCGGTCCCGACGACGAGGATCTTGTACTTGCGCTTGTTGGCGGGGTTGACCAGCTTCATGTCGAAGCGGTGCTTGTCCCACGTTTTCTCAATTGGCCCTGTCGGACATTTTCCGTCGAGTATCACTATGAACCCCCTAACCTTTCAGAATGCCGGTGACGATGACGAACGGAATGGTCGCATAGCCGAGGAGAAGAACCACTGCGGCGACCATGCCGATTCTGTTGAACACCGGAAGTGACTTGTTATTGTTCCACCCCATGGTCTGGAAGAAACTCTGGATCCCGTGGGAGAGGTGGAGGAACAGAACCACCATGGCCGCGATGTAGATGAACGCGATGATGCCATGGGAGAAGCTGTTGGTCACCATGCCGAAGACATCGATGCGGCCCAGGCTGTCTACGCCGATCTTGATGTCGGGGGTAGCGCGGATGGTGAAGTGGAGGAGGTGATAGATGATGAAGGACAGCAGAAGGAGGCCGGTGTACAGCATGCTCAGGCTCCCCATGGTGGCCCTTCTGTAGTTCTTGACCGCATAGGTGTCGGGGTTGGCGGCGCGGTTCTCAAGGCTCAACTGGATGCCGAACAGGATATGAATGCCTGCCGCAACCAGCATGACGAGACGAAAGCCCCAGACAAGAGGCGGAAGGGCATGCAGGTGCTCCGCGTAGGCATTGATGCCTCCGGGAATGAAGATGGATGAGTTGCCAAGCATGTGGACGATGACGAACAGAACCATGACCTGGCCGGTAATCGCCATCAGGACTTTTCTTCCCACAGAACTCGTGAACAGTTGCATAATAATTTCCCTTTGCGTGTAGATAGTTGTTCTTTGGGTTCAGACCACGTACCGCCGGCCGGCACACAGCCGGACCGCGGCGCCCTCACGAAAAAACGCAGATATTCCGGGCGGCGCCCGCCACTCCTTACAATTGTCCATAGATACCTCCCCTGCAAGGATTTAGTGAAGCCTGATGCCGGAACACGCTTCTTACATTAGTATTTATTCATTTTTATACTGTATACTGTATACTAAACGTCGTTTTAGGAAAAAGCAATAGAAAAGTATCGTTTAAAAGAGCGCGAAGCCAGTTTCCGTCTGCTTTCAGGGCTGTTGACAACAAACGTGGCCCGGCAGGCCGGGACAGTGAGGCCATGTCGCCTGCCGGACAGAGGATGGATGGGGTCTCGGCGAGCGCGGGCACGGCCCCGTTGCATTTCAGCGGCCAGTCTGATACAACCAGAGCTGAACTGCACGGAAAAGCAGCACGTTACGTTAACAAAAGCCCATATTCTCGCGAAGTTGTAATACAACCTCCCCAAAAAGGCAACATGAAATTCAAATTAATTAAAAAAGACACCAGAACATCTGCGCGGCGGGGATCACTCACGACCCCCCACGGCACCATCGAAACCCCCATCTTCATGCCCGTCGGCACCCACGCGGCCATGAAAGCGATGACGCCCTCCCAGGTCAAAGAGACGGGAGCACAGATCATCCTTTCCAACACCTACCACCTTCACCTGCGCCCCGGCGAGGACCTTGTCGCCAAGGCTGGGGGCCTGCACCGGTTCATGGGATGGGACGGACCGATTCTGACCGATTCGGGCGGCTTCCAGGTCTTCTCGCTGCCCAACAAGAAGATTACCGACGAGGGGGTCTTCTTCCGCCACGAGGTGAGCGGCGAAGAAGTGTTCCTCGACCCGGCACGGGCCACGGCGATCCAGGAAGCGCTGGGCGCCGACATCATCATGGCTTTTGACGAGTGCATCCCCTACCCCTGCGACAAAAAGTACGCGGCGGCATCGACCCGCAAGACCATAAGGTGGGCGGAAGCGTGCAAAAAGGCCCACACGCGCAAGGACCAGGCGCTGTTCGGCATCGTTCAGGGGAGCGTATTCGAGGACCTGCGTGCCCAATGCGCCAGGGAACTGGTCCAGCTCGACTTCCCCGGCTACGCCGTGGGAGGCGTATCGGTGGGCGAAGGGCTTGAACTGCTGAAAAAGGTAGTTGAGTACACGGCCCCGTTCCTCCCGGAGAACAAGCCCCGCTACCTCATGGGGGTGGGACTGCCGGAGGATATCCTGGAGAGCGTGGAGCGGGGGATGGACATGTTCGACTGCGTGATCCCGACCCGCTATGCCCGGAGCGCCACCCTTTTCACCAACAGGGGGAAAATTCGACTGACCCATCGTAACTACCGGCGCGACTTCTACCCCGTCGACCCCAACTGCACCTGCTATACCTGCCGGAACTTCACCCGGGCGTACCTCCACCACCTCTTCAACGCCAACGAGATACTCTCCGCAACCCTGGCGAGCATCCACAACGTCCACTTCTATCTGAACATGATGGCGGAGATACGTGCTGCCATCGAGGAGGGGCGCTTTGCCGACTACAAGCGGAACTTCCTGGCGAGCTATCTGAAGGGTAAGTAGGAAAGAGTGAAGCGAACGCGTGCAAGGGCATCCGAACGGGTGCCCTTTTGCCTGGAGGAACAAACACCATGACGGACGAACAGGCCGGCTTCGGCAGGATCATGGAAATCATGCGGCGGTTGCGCGGACCGGGAGGATGCCCGTGGGACGCGGAACAGACCCATGAGTCGCTCAAGCGCTATCTGCTCGAAGAGGCCTACGAGGTCATCGAAGCCATTGATGCCGGATCTCCGGAAATGCTTCGGGAAGAATTGGGCGACCTTTTGCTCCAACCGGTCTTCCACGCGGTGGTGGCCGAGGAGCGGGGAGCGTTCGCCATGGCGGACGTACTGGAAACGCTGGCGGAAAAACTCGTGTCGCGCCACCCCCACGTCTTTGGCGATCAGGTAGTCCGTACCAGCGACGAGCAGATAGAAAACTGGGAGCGGATCAAGCAGAAGGAAAAGGCTCAGGAACGTCGCTCGGCCCTGGCCGGCGTCCCGGCCCACCTGCCGGCACTCATGCGGGCGCAGAAGGTCACGGAGAAGGCGTCCCGGGTCGGCTTCGACTGGACCCGCGTCGACGAAGTGCATGCCAAGGTGATGGAGGAGCTTGCGGAGTTCGAAGAAGCCATGGCCGCGGGGAACCAGCAGCGCATGGAGGCTGAGCTGGGCGATCTCCTGTTTGCCATTGTCAACCTGGGCCGATTCCTCGCCCTGGACCCCGAAGAGGCGCTCCGCAAGACCATTGAGCGTTTTACCCGCCGCTTTTCCCACATCGAAGAAACGCTTCACGACCGCGGGGTGGCGCTCAAGGATGCATCACTGGCTGAGATGGAGGCCCTGTGGGAGGAGGCGAAAGCGGGGGAGGCAGGGGGTTGAGCCGCACAACAGCCGGGAATGAAGACGTTTTTTACAACCGCGACCAATTTTCCACAAAAATTGTGGATAACCTGTTGATAACAATGTGAACAAGATGGCAAACGGATACAGGAACGAAGGGTTTTCACCTTCTGCCTATTTTTTGCCCACAAGATAACATATTGATTTTAAAAAATAATCTCCATTCACCTTGAACTTCAGGCAGTTATCGCCCCATTGTTCAACCCAGGCTTCACGAAAGCAGGCGTTCCATCGGAAAGCTGTGCATAACTGCCCGATTTCTCACTCCCCGGACACGACATTTGCTTCCAGCTCCAGAAGCCAGCGCTTGGAGTCGATCCCGCCGGCCCCCGAATAGCCGGTAAGGGCGCCACCCGCCCCCACCACCCGATGACAGGGAATGATGACGGGAAGGGGATTGGCGGCCATGGCCGAGCCAACCCCCCGGGCAGCGCCGGGGCTGCCCGCGGCAACG of Geobacter anodireducens contains these proteins:
- a CDS encoding succinate dehydrogenase, with amino-acid sequence MSHHDKNMTLTLHVWRQKGPKDPGKFEVYEAKDVSPDQSFLEMLDDVNEELIKQGKDPIAFDHDCREGICGMCSQVINGVAHGGMDRTTVCQLHMRMFKNGDAIYIEPWRARAFPIVKDLVVDRTALDTIIQAGGYTSAHTGGVADGNALLIPKGDADYAMDAAECIGCGACVAGCPNGSAMLFTSAKVSQLAVLPQGKAEAARRVKAMSEALQECGFGNCTNHYECQAACPKGIDVKFIATLNREYLKSLCK
- the sdhA gene encoding succinate dehydrogenase (part of four member succinate dehydrogenase enzyme complex that forms a trimeric complex (trimer of tetramers); SdhA/B are the catalytic subcomplex and can exhibit succinate dehydrogenase activity in the absence of SdhC/D which are the membrane components and form cytochrome b556; SdhC binds ubiquinone; oxidizes succinate to fumarate while reducing ubiquinone to ubiquinol), with product MILDGKCPTGPIEKTWDKHRFDMKLVNPANKRKYKILVVGTGLAGGAAAASLGELGYNVEAFCYQDSPRRAHSIAAQGGINAAKNYPNDGDSIYRLFYDTIKGGDFRAREADVWRLAQVSNNIIDQCVAQGVPFARDYAGYLDNRSFGGAQVSRTFYARGQTGQQLLLGAYSALARQIKAGTVKMFPRTEMLDLIIVDGEAKGITIRDLVTGEIRTHVGDAVVLCTGGYVNVFNLSTNAMGCSVTAVWKAHKKGAFFANPCYTQIHPTCIPQHGDKQSKLTLMSESLRNDGRCWVPKKQGDNRAPGQIPDEDRDYYLERKYPSFGNLAPRDIASRAAKEQCDDNRGVGPGGRGVYLDFASSIQRLGENTIRERYGNLFEMYEKITDENAYKVPMRIYPAPHYSMGGLWVDYNCMSNVPGLFVLGEANFSVHGANRLGASALMQGLADGYFVIPYTIADYLARIAPGKVKADNPECKKSIDDVNNDLKKFMSINGKKTVTEFHRELGKIMWNNVGMARSEESCKEALKVIPQIRDEFWKNVKVSGSGAEFNQQLENAGRVADFLEFAELMTLDALHRNESCGGHFRVEHQMPDGEAKRDDENYCYVAAWEFKGVGKEPELHKEPLKFENVHLAIRSYK
- a CDS encoding fumarate reductase, which gives rise to MQLFTSSVGRKVLMAITGQVMVLFVIVHMLGNSSIFIPGGINAYAEHLHALPPLVWGFRLVMLVAAGIHILFGIQLSLENRAANPDTYAVKNYRRATMGSLSMLYTGLLLLSFIIYHLLHFTIRATPDIKIGVDSLGRIDVFGMVTNSFSHGIIAFIYIAAMVVLFLHLSHGIQSFFQTMGWNNNKSLPVFNRIGMVAAVVLLLGYATIPFVIVTGILKG
- a CDS encoding tRNA-guanine(34) transglycosylase, which gives rise to MKFKLIKKDTRTSARRGSLTTPHGTIETPIFMPVGTHAAMKAMTPSQVKETGAQIILSNTYHLHLRPGEDLVAKAGGLHRFMGWDGPILTDSGGFQVFSLPNKKITDEGVFFRHEVSGEEVFLDPARATAIQEALGADIIMAFDECIPYPCDKKYAAASTRKTIRWAEACKKAHTRKDQALFGIVQGSVFEDLRAQCARELVQLDFPGYAVGGVSVGEGLELLKKVVEYTAPFLPENKPRYLMGVGLPEDILESVERGMDMFDCVIPTRYARSATLFTNRGKIRLTHRNYRRDFYPVDPNCTCYTCRNFTRAYLHHLFNANEILSATLASIHNVHFYLNMMAEIRAAIEEGRFADYKRNFLASYLKGK
- a CDS encoding pyrophosphatase, yielding MTDEQAGFGRIMEIMRRLRGPGGCPWDAEQTHESLKRYLLEEAYEVIEAIDAGSPEMLREELGDLLLQPVFHAVVAEERGAFAMADVLETLAEKLVSRHPHVFGDQVVRTSDEQIENWERIKQKEKAQERRSALAGVPAHLPALMRAQKVTEKASRVGFDWTRVDEVHAKVMEELAEFEEAMAAGNQQRMEAELGDLLFAIVNLGRFLALDPEEALRKTIERFTRRFSHIEETLHDRGVALKDASLAEMEALWEEAKAGEAGG